A genomic region of Vespa crabro chromosome 19, iyVesCrab1.2, whole genome shotgun sequence contains the following coding sequences:
- the LOC124430542 gene encoding calcineurin-binding protein cabin-1-like isoform X6 → MMKISALNEESSEESEEEDVPTITKEAQEQIALTEYNKALELLKENKHKEALNIFKELLETELLDEVEKPEISDGRSRPMLSLKYSCYKNIGAIEAVWGNYGAAIENYWEAANLDDSDVILWYRMGTMAMKMSNLELACASFKQGLKCNSNHWPCLDNIITALYAIPDYMNCLLYISVALERDPNYIKGLAFRDKIFKAIPCLEECYKLYNSDWRLDPPLYTEYNHIIGDKLLAEAEEVAEKWAEVCKSEFIPKPVPELTLRKPITNYTWLDIGESLLDMHRYITESDLSFVSRIKLIVNMSNIEAIDKDDECDVQETNIDIDVQESQSPDLNGTTNDIDKDIKIDKEEIINHTFEGSEINRRFNDVLNTAMDVEIEEDKKSCSTDIQIIEDEDPLRISDLDVLNEVLQFEEPNQAKNTELDEQIMSETEGNSEKPQVEKSKAEAYSTDNGIINEKSSDRESDKSNDKIYEKPAENLAEIPKIDEKSNEKTEGKDEVQKVKKRRRSALCFLQQWAWSCSSMRRSARVRSSNRREAERDDVQLEETLRRIFPSTLLSDTVKLTKDDPTKGIDDTMDTMDVYQLFVNQENNTAPAEGIKSSDSSKSPSPDTSQQTKYFGTELENVDVGAFINEYSSKNNLMVIIAKFTEFICTKWTQEWPKGLSEIYLEAYSFTREHIPHPSPFDENIDDNILKLDAEMTLLFGELHTDKWLDNKPDLIASSSLDKLGTGMPSEELGHIIFTSIRGDLLHQENIFILLRVLWLKATIFLCQGDTDIVIETLELLLHQLRELEGQNHNICLILPNCKCNSQINLKIVEKKLKSIQRSQKLGEIQHLYDEKKYAELSCVLQDTFKFARQKHKLLSANQNIIERDKQLAILLDSLWQLQHYEECYVWAEACLNESWQNYLNACEDPEQKKWTRSVVNCLEKLEACTKEISVFVVKYLPESCLSRLVQNLVHIVCHQLDIPENALEMPLETVLPWILLHYILQYEEDKERAKSESSYKNKAHNSHNSESDDEDDGIPPSIMILFIAHDFIGKHSWCCFHDAKLLFFTMNLIIPKLETPQFSTIKNKLTKYLEQIFYCLYGHPNRLNKSKPKHLEEHGAPQMELTWEGAQLLFDFYKPKQMPILESPRLAAISLDTELLFKKILRLVPEESDPNQIIEEMKDYIMGEKEKMPCVKKPLPHSISTIYYLLGDFYFKNNKWTLAARYYLLDLCLRPSGLNSWAGLAMSTGTIIDIWLTNYRLISEDKLLMKAKIAQSSYRHATELAPNHVIIWTEYGSFVYMVHSFCSRLLKQETDTLSMEKFEVLENRKEEMLEIAEQCFQSSNRLFMACHGIDNINKIQDERWLCQYMLGKIAEKKNEDPPIFLSCYAQASKLLYENNAEYPRRISHKNPQYLSIEALEVHYRIHASILKYLEQHEGKPLKKSLGQLFQWHLKNCSEGPFMKFQSKLCEKKKENDSDADTKNVGKDLDNLSETYKNVVNINQRSYSIEEIEIIDRNIQDKSLDGNRTIETLKSENRKRSLDNQSNDNTKRLKLGNISHLQLMQDVVALIDDLITKVCDMVLQKEKVSDDIMVLSSDESNETKYQKKRGESVKNIDTNKIQLKIEKNKKNILDVSKANNIFDSCEKSENVQDLMDALMKQAMEMSQETQQSLPDDDDTRKFEGKWLQNEDLQTTDKETKDKLGDKKKVHTSAPKQEVTLSRRGSQESTTTTQTTTTTETNNSSSSSSDESSSSEDSSESDSSSDSDSDSVESDIEKKKRDSDIIEKEEYMTDEEVATLIAYCLAGLEQCILRFNEHHKSFYRLAHFFFNNRTAKDTTKCKDLLLGTYNCQFYPGQSFQGLFADRKSTNFFSGVWHIPNREIDRPGSFASHMSRCVTLLMQVLKETNDSRMLMQLCVQLAKIPDSDKKYLRDSEREQLSRQALTLCLQSLRSRVHTMGSPSTIDSVHLIRTDSRTQVLLDVYKIYQQIQKHFQNKEPTVQAFASLLIDTYKIYIGNKNLDGNILEMAIKCCQRQILANKIAATNNAGSNNSQTSVTSSSPATTSQTQINSTSPQASQNRKPYRNLTSTGRPRGRPPNVNKYLQAMQQGGEPKTAISKSRK, encoded by the exons atgatgaaaatatcGGCACTTAACGAAGAATCAAGCGAGGaaagtgaagaagaagatgtgCCTACAATTACAAAAGAAGCTCAA GAACAAATAGCACTTACCGAGTACAATAAAGCCTTAGaactattaaaagaaaataaacataaggaagctttgaatatttttaaggaGCTTTTAGAAACTGAATTGCTGGATGAAGTTGAAAAACCTGAAATATCCGATGGCAGGTCAAGGCCTATgttgtcattaaaatattcgtgttataaaaatattggagCTATCGAAGCAGTATGGGGAAATTATGGAGCTGCCATAGAAAATTATTGGGAAGCAGCTAATTTAGATGATTCCGATGTAATATTATGGTATAGAATGGGTACCATGGCTATGAAAATGTCTAATTTAGAATTAGCTTGTGCATCTTTCAAACAAGGACTGAAATGTAATTCAAACCATTGGCCATGTTTGGATAACATTATAACTGCCCTATATGCTATACCAGACTACATGAattgtcttttatatatttctgtaGCATTAGAAAGAGATCCAAATTACATTAAAGGCTTAGCTTTTcgagataaaattttcaaagctATTCCATGTTTAGAAGAAtgttataaattgtataaCAGTGACTGGAGGTTAGACCCACCGCTGTATACAGAGTACAATCATATAATAGGAGATAAATTACTagcagaagcagaagaagtGGCAGAGAAATGGGCAGAAGTATGCAAATCAGAGTTTATTCCGAAACCTGTGCCAGAATTAACATTAAGGAAACCTATAACTAATTATACATGGCTTGATATTGGAGAAAGTTTATTAGATATGCACAGATACATTACTGAAAGTGATTTAAGCTTTGTAAgtcgaattaaattaatagttAATATGTCTAATATCGAAGCCATAGATAAAGATGATGAGTGTGATGTCCAAGAAactaatatagatatagacgTGCAAGAATCACAATCCCCAGATTTAAATGGCACAACAAATGacatagataaagatataaagattgacaaagaagaaataataaatcacaCATTTGAAGGATCTGAAATTAATAGAAGATTTAATGATGTATTAAATACAGCAATGGATgtggaaatagaagaagacaAGAAATCATGTTCGACggatatacaaataatagaaGATGAAGATCCTTTAAGAATTTCAGATTTAGATGTTCTAAATGAAGTGTTACAATTTGAAGAACCAAACCAAGCAAAAAATACAGAATTAGATGAGCAAATTATGTCTGAAACTGAAGGTAATAGTGAAAAACCCCAAGTAGAAAAATCAAAGGCTGAAGCGTATAGTACTGATAAtggaataattaatgaaaagtcTAGTGATAGAGAAAGTGACAAGTCAAATGATAAAATCTATGAGAAACCTGCTGAAAATCTAGCAGAAATACCTAAAATAGATGAGAAATCTAATGAAAAAACAGAAGGAAAAGACGAAgttcaaaaagtaaaaaaaagacgtAGAAGTGCTCTGTGTTTTTTACAACAATGGGCTTGGAGTTGTAGTAGCATGAGACGATCGGCGCGAGTACGTAGTTCAAATCGAAGAGAAGCTGAAAGAGATGACGTTCAATTAGAAGAAACACTCagaagaatatttccaagcacgTTATT ATCAGACACagtaaaattaacaaaagatGATCCTACAAAAGGTATAGATGATACTATGGATACGATGGATGtatatcaattatttgtaaatcaaGAAAACAATACTGCTCCGGCAGAAGGGATAAAAAGTTCTGATAGTTCTAAATCACCAAGTCCTGATACAag tcaacaaacaaaatattttggaACAGAATTAGAAAATGTTGATGTGGGTgcatttattaatgaatatagtAGCAAGAACAATTTAATGGTAATCATAGCAAAATTCACAGAATTTATATGTACAAAATGGACTCAAGAATGGCCAAAAGGATTGTCAGAAATTTATTTGGAAGCTTATTCATTTACAAG agAGCATATTCCACATCCATCACCATTTGATGAAAATAtagacgataatattttaaaattagatGCTGAAATGACATTGTTATTTGGAGAACTTCATACGGATAAATGGTTAGATAATAAACCTGACCTTATAGCATCATCAAG tttagaCAAATTAGGTACTGGTATGCCTTCAGAAGAATTAggtcatataatatttactagtATTCGAGGAGATCTTTTAcatcaagaaaatattttcattttattaagaGTTCTATGGCTAAAAGCTACTATCTTCTTATGTCAAGGTGACACGGATATTGTTATCGAAACCTTAGAGTTg TTGCTACATCAATTAAGAGAATTGGAAGGTCAAAATCACAATATTTGCCTTATATTACCAAATTGTAAATGTAATTCCCAAATCAATCTTAAAATAGTTGAAAAAAAACTGAAATCTATACAGAg GAGTCAAAAACTTGGTGAAATACAACATttatatgatgaaaaaaaatatgcggAACTGTCTTGTGTTTTACAAGATACATTCAAATTTGCAAGACAGAAACATAAATTACTATCTGccaatcaaaatataattgaaagagataaacAATTAGCTATCTTATTAGATAGTTTATGGCAACTTCAACATTATGAG gAATGTTACGTATGGGCAGAAGCTTGTCTAAACGAATCATGgcaaaattatttgaatgCTTGTGAAGATCCTGAGCAAAAAAAATGGACACGTTCTGTTGTAAATTGTCTTGAAAAGCTTGAAGCTTGTACAAAGGAGATAAGTGTATTTGttg tAAAATATTTACCGGAATCTTGCCTTTCAAGATTAGTGCAAAATTTAGTTCATATAGTATGTCATCAATTGGATATACCAGAAAATGCATTAGAGATGCCACTTGAAACTGTTTTACCCTGGAttctattacattatattttgcAATA tgaagaagataaagagagagcaaAGTCTGAATCATCTTATAAAAACAAAGCGCATAATTCACATAATTCTGAATcagatgatgaagatgatggtATTCCACCTtctataatgattttatttattgctcACGATTTTATAGGCAAACACTCATGGTGTTGTTTTCATGATGCAAAGCTTTTATTCTTTACAATGAATCTGATCATACCAAAATTGGAAACTCCACAATTTTCTACTATAAAAAACAAACTTACAAAATATTTAgagcaaattttttattgtttatacggTCACCCAAATAGATTAAATAAGTCAAAACCTAAACATCTCGAAGAGCATGGAGCACCTCAAATGGAATTAACATGGGAAGGAgcacaattattattcgatttttataaacCGAAACAAATGCCGATACTAGAATCTCCTAGACTTGCTGCTATAAGTTTAGATACAGAactcttatttaaaaaaatacttaGATTAGTTCCAGAAGAAAGTGATCCGAACCAAATAattgaagaaatgaaagattatataatgggtgaaaaagaaaagatgccATGTGTCAAAAAGCCATTACCACATTCTATATCAactatttattacttattaggtgatttctattttaaaaataacaaatggaCACTCGCTGCACGATATTACTTACTAGATTTATGTCTTCGCCCATCCGGATTAAATTCCTGGGCAGGTTTAGCCATGTCAACAGGAACTATAATAGACATTTGGTTAACTAACTATAGACTTAT aagCGAAGATAAGTTATTAATGAAAGCCAAAATAGCTCAATCCAGTTATCGACACGCTACCGAATTAGCACCTAATCATGTAATAATCTGGACTGAATACGGAAGTTTTGTTTATATGGTTCATTCATTTTGTTCACGTTTGTTAAAACAAGAGACTGATACTTTAAGTATGGAAAAATTTGAAgtattagaaaatagaaaagaggaaatgTTAGAAATTGCAGAACAATGTTTTCAATCATCTAATCGATTATTTATGGCATGTCATGGAattgataacattaataaaattcaggATGAAAGATGGTTATGTCAATATATGCTCGGTAAAATTgcagagaagaaaaatgaagatccACCTATATTTCTAAGTTGTTATGCACAG GCTAGTAAATTactatatgaaaataatgcaGAGTATCCTCGTAGAATTAGTCATAAAAATCCACAATATCTTTCTATTGAAGCATTAGAAGTGCATTATCGAATTCATGcaagtatattaaaatatcttgaaCAACATGAAGGTAAACCTTTAAAGAAATCATTAGGTCAATTGTTTCAATGGCATCTTAAAAACTGTTCCGAAGGACCTTTTATGAAGTTTCAATCAAAACTatgcgaaaaaaagaaagagaatgattcAGATGCTGATACAAAAAATGTTGGAAAGGATCTTGATAATTTATCagaaacatataaaaatgttgtGAATATTAACCAACGTTCCTACAGTATtgaagaaattgaaattatagaTAGAAACATACAAGATAAAAGTCTTGATGGCAATCGAACTATCGAAACATTAAAATCAGAAAATCGTAAAAGATCTTTAGATAATCAATCTAATGATAATacaaaacgattaaaattggGGAATATTTCTCATCTTCAATTGATGCAGGATGTTGTAGCTTTAATAGATGATCTAATCACAAAAGTTTGTGACATGGTATTGCAAAAGGAAAAGGTATCAGATGATATTATGGTATTATCAAGTGATGAAAGCAATGAAActaaatatcaaaagaaaaggggagaatcagtaaaaaatattgacactaataaaatacaattaaaaatagaaaaaaataagaaaaatatattagatgtGTCTAAAGCAAACAACATATTTGATTCTTgtgaaaaaagtgaaaatgtACAAGATTTAATGGATGCTCTTATGAAGCAAGCAATGGAAATGAGCCAGGAAACACAACAATCTCTacctgatgatgatgatacaaGAAAGTTTGAAGGAAAATGGCTCCAAAATGAAGATTTGCAAACTACt gataaggaaacaaaagataaaCTAGGAGACAAGAAGAAAGTGCATACATCTGCTCCTAAACAAGAAGTTACTTTAAGTAGAAGAGGTTCTCAAGAAAGTACTACAACAAcacaaacaacaacaacgacagaAACAAATAATTCTAGTTCGAGTAGTAGTGATGAATCAAGTAGTAGTGAAGATAGTTCTGAAAGTGATAGTTCAAGTGACAGTGATAGTGATTCTGTTGAAAGTGAtattgagaagaaaaagagagatagtgatatcatagaaaaag AAGAATATATGACTGATGAAGAAGTAGCAACTTTAATCGCATATTGCCTGGCAGGATTGGAACAGTGCATATTAAGGTTTAATGAACatcataaatctttttatcgacttgctcattttttctttaacaatagAACAGCTAAAGATACTACTAAAtgtaaagatttattattggGTACATACAATTGTCAATTTTATCCTGGACAAAGCTTTCAAGGACTTTTTGCGGATAGGAAGAGTACCAATTTCTTTAGT GGTGTATGGCATATACCAAATCGTGAAATTGATAGACCAGGAAGTTTTGCATCACATATGTCAAGATGTGTAACATTACTTATGCaagttttaaaagaaacaaatgataGTCGAATGTTAATGCAACTGTGTGTACAACTTGCAAAGATACCAGATTCTGATAA GAAATACTTACGTGATTCTGAAAGAGAGCAATTATCTCGTCAAGCGTTAACTCTTTGTTTACAATCTTTGAGGAGTAGAGTGCATACTATGGGATCACCTAGTACAATAGATAGTGTACATCTTATAAGAACAGATTCGAGAACTCAAGTTTTATTggatgtatataaaatatatcaacaaattcaaaaacattttcaaaataaagaaCCAACTGTACAGGCATTTGCTTCGTTATTAATTGATACTTATAAGATCTACATTGGCAATAAA aaTTTAGATGGAAACATTTTGGAAATGGCTATTAAATGTTGCCAACGACAAATATTAGCAAATAAAATAGCTGCAACGAATAATGCAGGAAGTAACAATTCGCAAACTTCAGTTACTTCTTCAAGCCCG gcAACTACATCTCAAACACAAATTAATTCAACATCACCTCAAGCATCCCAAAATCGTAAGCCCTACAGGAACTTAACATCAACAGGTAGACCAAGGGGAAGGCCACCCAATGTTAACAAATACTTACAAGCAATGCAACAAG GCGGAGAGCCTAAAACAGCCATATCTAAATCTAGAAAGTAA